Genomic window (Peromyscus maniculatus bairdii isolate BWxNUB_F1_BW_parent chromosome 10, HU_Pman_BW_mat_3.1, whole genome shotgun sequence):
AGGGAGTCTCTTTCTTTTCAATGGCAGGCAACAAGAACAGGATGGTTCTGGTGAGAAACAGACTGTGGAATCCAGTAACTGTTGCACTCAGGCTAGTTCCTGTACAGAGAACTATAGTTCTATGCCTGATTCTTTTACTGAAGCCacagaaataatgtttaaaaaaaaaaatctgaaaatcacTTTAAACATTCAAGGTAATTTGGTAAACTCTGAGGACCATACAAAAACTGTCACTGATGTGAACCATCCTGAGAGACACTCTCAGGAAAGCAGTTTCTCCTTGTTGCATAGTGAAGAGCCAGCACAAACGACAGGAAAGTCTAGTGCATTACATGAAGAGATTTCCAGTAAAGACTCTAAGTCTGAGGTTAGCATCCAGAGGAATCTAGGGGACTCTCTGCCAAATAAAGCATCATGCAATGATTTTCTGTCTGGAAGTAAAGCCCTTCAGAGTTTGATACCAGCAGATCCAGTGAGTCCTGAACATAATGAAATATCAAAAACCAAGAAAGGTACTGCAAAATTACCACCATGTCCAGAGCTTGATTGCAGACCTGCTTTAGAAAAGCATGGACAGGCCTCACATGACAACGTTGCACATTTAGATGAACCCATCATTGCCTGTGAGTTGAGTGAACGTTCTTGTAACAGTGAACTAGCTGTGCACAAAATAGAACATGAATGTGTTTTAAATCAACAAGTGTCCCTTAATTCTCAAGAGCATGTGACATTACCAACTTACTCTCTACTAAATCGGAACAGAGAGATGCCTTCAGCAACATGCACAGATGCTCACCAGAGCCATCGTTCTCTAAAGAATGGAGCAAGTGTTACCACCAATACTCAAACCATTCCTGCTGAGACAGAATTGGAAGCCATGTCTCCACAAGGTGACAAAACCTGTGATGCCTCTTCATCCATCCACCCCTTAAATAGCAAAATAACAAACCCCGAAGGACAAAAGGAAATGGCTGATTCAGGTATCAGAGATCTACATTCCATGTTTCTCTCAAGAGCGAAGGAAGCAGCTGGCTTTTCCTTTGTCACAGAATGTCAAAATGTTCAGTCTCAGGATAGCTCCAGCTGTCAGTCCACGACAAGAAATGCATCTGAAAAGAAGATGCGCTCTGATTGTGCTGCTCTTGGACCCACAAAAGACAGCCCGGAAGTCAGCAACTGTAAAAGAAACTCTGCAGATGCATGCCAGTCTAGCTGTCAGTGCTTCCGAAGACCAGAAGACGTTGTGGAAAATAGCTCCTTCTTGGTGCAGGAACCTGCCGGCAGGGAGACTCCAAGCAGCCTTCGAGGAGGCAAGGTTAGAAACGAAATGACAGCGGGTGTGGCCGAGAGTGGAGCTTGGAACACCACCACTCACGCTCCCAGTCAGGCGGGAGCCAGTGAGGCAGGACTGGGGGGAGAGAAGCAGGGTAAACACCAAGACACTGCAGCTGATGAGCACGGCACCTCTGCTCGTGCCACCCAAGAACCGAACCAATCTACAAACATTCCAAGTCCTGACACGCCAGCAGACCCGTCTCTGGCTGCTACTTCATCTCATTTTCAAACCAGGTACCAAGCAGCTGAAAGCCTTGAGCAGAAGGCAGGTGACGTCTCTGACTGTCAGAGGAACCAGCATGGTTCAGACAAAtgtagaagggaagggaagccagCTCGGGAAGGACTAAATGGTGACCACCAAGACGCTATCCCTGAGGTAAACCACAAGGGAAAGGATTTGACGGTCAGTTCAGGCAGTGAAAACCCTGTGTTTTGTGATAGTTTGGAGAAAAAAGATCCCAAAGGAGCCTTTGAAAATGTCCCTGGCTCTGCAGCGTTGAAACACAGTGTGCTAGATGTGGTATGTCCATACTGCACGGATGAGCCTGCAGAGAGCGTGCTGGACGTGGAAGCACCTAGTCGAGCTGGTCGATCGACAAGGCGAAATAGACTGGCATACCACGAGACCTTAAGGAGCACCTCATCTCTTGGAGGAGAACTGAACGTTGTATTTATAGGTACAACTCTCCAGGACTTGGAACTCCCAAATGTTGCTGCTTCTACAGGAGACTCTCCTGAAATACTAAAATCACATGGAGAAAAAGTGTGCAGATCTCTAAAAGACAGTGGAATGGAAGAGTATCCAGACTCTGCCATTGATCGTGAAGCaaaatctgctgctgctgctgctgctgagccagCTAGGAGAGCACAGGATGGAGGCGGTGTATCTTTAAATCACGTTCATTGTGAGCATCAGGATAAAGGAGCATCCATGACGGAGGGACTGAGACGGGAAGCCAATTCTGACTTTGATGGGAAGGAAACCTTTGGATTATTCTCAAAAGACTTGATGTCTTCTAGGTGCCATGGCTCTGTGGAGATGGTGCATTCCCATCTTTCTGCTCAAGAACATTCACCAGCTGGTGTTTGCAGTGAAATGCCTAAATTGAAACATCTCTTGAAACCCAAAGATGGTAAACTGCTTCATGAAAACGTCAAGGATTGCCCAGTCCAGTCTGACATGAAGGAAGGAATACCAGCGGATATAAGTAACCCTAGTGAAGGAGGTGGTGCATACATCAGTGTGGACAAAACTGTTCGCAAAGCTTGTCGTTCTCATGAGATTTCCAATAAGCATTTGCCTTTGATAATGGAAACagcaattaaaatgaataaagaagaaactgaagaacatCAGAGAGGACCACTGGATCACTTACCTGTTGGAGAAAAGTCTGAGGAGACCATTACCAGAGAAGGTCATGAAGATAATTTTTCTAAGAGGTCTCAGACCCACTTGAAATGCCACAGAGTGCAGGATGTTGCTGGAAACCCACAAAGCCAGAGAGTTGCGGACTGCGTCTTGCCAAAGGAAGAACATATATATCAAAAGGGTACACATGCACTGCTGGAACAACACATGTCATTGAACGTGTCAGATGAGGTGCAGAATAAGAAGCAGCCTGTGGCTAACCAAGATAAGTCCATCATAATGGAAGAAGTCACCCTAAGAAAGCCAACCACGAAAAAAATGGCTAGACAGCTTCAGAGGTTGGCAGATCCAAAAGAAGAAAGCTTATGCCATCTGTTAATGAAAGACGTTGAGTTAGGTCCTCAGCTTCCTGGTACCTCCTGGACAGAACGTGATTCCAGCTCTGCTGGAGGTGGTCAAATACATGGTGCCTTTGTGACTTTGTCATATCAGCCAAGATTGCTTCCCGTAAAGAGGCAGCCTCATCGAACGTGTAAGAGAATTTCCTGCCTGGAGCCAGTCACTGTGCggagaaaaataagtaaagtgaGAAATTCTGATTGGGGAAAGTGTTCCTCTAATCCCATCCCCACGAAAGCACACAGACTTCTCAGTCCATGTGCCGTGCCTGCCACGCCATTGGAACCTGAAGCAGTACCTAGCAGGAGCTTGTGTAGCCACATACCAAAGCCAAAGGCTACTCTGTGCCATCCCTTGAGGAGCCTGAGTTGTAGGAAGCCTACCAAAGAATCAGCCTTACTAAACAAGTTGTCTATCCTTGCCTCCAAACTGGTTCTGGCCACAAAGCCCCAGAAACTCAGATATCGGCGATATTCCTCTTCCCTTGTTCCATTGGCTAAAAGCTACAAGCGCCTCAGATATAAAAAGCTCCTAGATGGATTTTCATATAATGCAATGCAGCTGGACCCATATTTGGCAGCTACTGGATGGGATAGGAGGTCTAACAGTAAGCCCTTGGCACTTTATTCTCTTGAAGCTGTCAAAATGAGCTTCATAGATTTGAGCAACAAGATGCCATCACTGCTGTTTGGTACCGAAATCTTCCCATTTTCCTTTCATGTGAAATCAGCATCCAGTTGCACGGTCGAGTCCCCCAGGACTTTTCCTGAGCACTGTGCTCCATCGAGGCTTGCCTTAGCAGAGACCTCCCAGTGctcatctccacctcccaagtggaccttttcttttttcatgtccCATGGTTGCCCTGGGATGGCCACATTCAGGGAAGACACTGGCCTCTGTAGTCAGACACGCACTCAGGCTCCTCCACAGACTACAGCTCCTCTCCAAGACTATGGAGGCACTGCCATAGTCCAGACCAGAGCAGACTGCTCTGGCCTTGGCCTTCACACACTTCTAGCACTTTGTTCACCAGGATGTTACCGAATCTGGACAAAAAAACGGAGCTTCTCCAGTCACATGCCTGCCATGCAGAGGCTCTTCTTGACCCAGTTTACACAGGGCTTAAAAGGGTTAAGGTCTCCAGCCTCTCTAGCGGACAAGgtcttctgctctctgccctaCTCAGTGGGCCGAGTGTTGTCCATTTGGAGCCAGCATGGGCCCTCCTGTACCTTTGAATTGCCAGCTCTTCATTCCACTCACAGCAAACAGCAGGGGAGCCTGAGCGCCCTGAGCAGGTAAGAGCTTGTTGTTTCTTCTCTCAGTGTATTCCATGTTTGTCTCCTgccatgggggaaggagaggggccgCTGCTAGAACTGCAGACTGTCCGCTGGAGGCTTCCTGTGTCTACACTGGCTTCCCTTGTAAAGTCTCTGTTGAGAGTGCAGCAGGAATTCTTAGCTATTGAGGCCCCTAATTTGCCCCCAGCATCTTCTCTTATATCTTGCACCATTCTTTCCGTTTACTCTTCATGCCGTAATCTTTTTCCccccttgagacagtgtctctacatagctctgctgttgtggaactcactaGACAGACCAGTCTGGCCTACCCAGCTTCCTAAATGTTGAGATTAAATTTATGTACCACAATgcccagtgtgtgccaccatcttcCATTGTTGTTCTTTTGTGACACTGtgtctcaggctagcctggaactcaagaacatctctcggggttggggatttagctcagtggtagagcgcttgcctagcaagcacaaggccctgggttcagtcctcaactctggaaaatttaaaaaaaaaaaaaaaaaaaaaaaaaaagaacatcttgCTTcagccttgagtgctgggattccaagtatGAGTCATTATGCCCCAGCTGTCTCTACATTTCTTTCGTAGTATATGCTTCAGAGGTTCACATTAGCATACCCTGGTTTGGTGACTTCGTAGAATTTGTAGTGAACTGGACAGAAGTTCTATGGTTTCACTGTTGGGGATAGGGGAGAATAATTTGATCACTGTTATTGTGCCTTCTAAATGGAAATAAAGAGTACTGGACTGGGgcgtagctcagtggtggaatgtTTGATTGGTTAGTGTAAGACCCTAGGTTCAGTACAgctcagagagaaaaggaggggagaaCTTAGTTTTAAATTTCCTGTTCTATTAGAGTTCCTAGGAGGTGACAGTATAGCTTGTGTAGGGTGCATGCTCAGCATGAGTTAAGATGCTGGCCTCAACCCCTACATGAAAACAATCTTCAAAGAACTGCCTGTGTTAGAGAAATCTTTCTAGTAAAAATCTTTAGATGAATGGAAACTGTCATTTTTAATTTGCTCTTACTGTTCCTATACctgaatcttatttttatttatttacttacttacttttgtttttttctagacagggtttctctgtgtagccttggctatcctggaactcgctttgtaggccaggctggacttgaactcagagatccgcctgcctctgcctctgcctctgcctcttaagtgctgggattaaaggtgtgcaccaccaccgcccagctacagtTGAAATTTTAGCAgtaatatttcaaataatatcAAACCCACCTAAAACGTAATATTTCAAAGCTAAGCTGCTGAGGCAAGATTACAAAAccagttcaagaccagtttgggCTAAGGAGAGCTGTTATCTCAAATACACGTTAaaggggctgggaaaatggctcagcaattacaAGGGGTTTGGTTTCTCTCAACTCCagtcctgtaactctagttcccaaGGATGCGACACCTTCTTatgacttctgtgggcactgcatgcatttgatacccatacatacatataggcaaatacccacatatgtaaattttttatcatttatttatttattttagtttttcaagacaggtttctctgtagcactggctgttctgaactcactctgtagaccaggctggcctctaactcacagagagatccgcctgtctctgcctcccaggtgctcggactaaagatgtgtgccaccatgcccaactatgTAAAATTAttaagtggatggatggatggatggatgggtggatggatggatggatggacggacggacggacggacggatggatgggaTGCCTCCTGGCAAGATGGTTATTTCAGTGAGTAAGCCACCAAGCTTGACAGCCTGATTTGGATTTCTGGCACCCACATAGTGGAGGGAGAAAAATGACTAGCTTCCCTTTGACATTCACATACTTGCCATGGTATAGACATAGTAAGCTCACAAGTATAAGAAACTACATTTGAAAATTTACAATAATGCTGGccattggtggcgcacacctttaatcccagcagtcgggaggcagaggcaggcggatcttttgagttcaaggccagcctagtctacagagtgagttccaggacagctagagctacacagagaaaccttgtctcaaaaacaaaaaaacaaaaaaacaaaagagagacagTGATAGATGGatccctttcccttcctgaaaaagcaaaacaacaaaacactgcaAGCAAAATAATTGAGTAGCCCTGAAAACAGTACTTAAAtcaacccgtgtgtgtgtgtgtgtgtgtgtgtgtgtgtgtgtgtgtgtgtgtgtgtgtgtgtatcagagaaCAGTTTTAGAGTTGGTCTCTTTCCACCTTAGTGTGGGCTCCAGGAATCAAGCTTAGCTGTCACCTTGCGTGGTCAGGCAGTAAGCgcttttacctgctcagccatcttgcctgccccatttttctgttttgttgagacagggtgtcatgttgttcagactggcttcaaactcacttaGTATCtcagcatgaccttgaactcaccatctgTATATCCTCCCTAGTGCTGCGGTTGCTTATATAGGTActttgttgtgtttggttctttTACACGTGCAGGATACTTTTGTGTCTGAGTTTTAGAAACATTtgctgtctgtgtgcatgcatgtgagtgagtGCACATGTGCCATGATGTGCATTTGGAGATCCGCAAAGTTTTTGGGAGTCCATTCTTTTCTTACCCCCTGTGAGTTCCAGAGTTTGAACtcgggtggtcaggcttggcagcaagcccttCCACATACGGAACCAACTTACTGTTCCTtaggtttaaaattttaaaggaaacttaACATCTGTGCTTACCAACGTACTTAAAAAGTGACGTCCCAGACTCAGTCTTGTCCCTGTCCTTTTCTTTACTGTCCTCTACTTTCCTGACATTTTTTCCAGTTAAATTAGGAAGCAGTCTTCCTGTTAGCCTACTTCCCCCAGGGATGAGCACACTTTTGCGCATAGCTCCATGGTTGGGAGGGTCTGGCTTCTTGGCCTCCGTCATGTGCCCGTCCCTCTGGTGCCATGAGCATCTTTGCTGTCGGCCGCTCATAACCTGCTGCCTGTGCTTGTGCTTTACCTCAGCCGCGCCACCACACCACATGTGCCTCTTCCAGGCATGGAAGCTCTTCTTAACACCGACAGCAGTCACATGAGGTAAGCCTCGGCCCACGGGTTTCAAGTGTGGATGGGTGTGTGAGGAAGGGCAGGGGAGAATACACTTAGTCTAGTGTTCTTAGATAGCATGGGTCAGCCATGGCACAACCCTAAACTCTTGTCTCATTAGTCTTCCTAAGATAGGTCTCAGATAAGCATCTCTGAGACTCagttgtgctttttgtttttttcaggcagggtttctccgtgtagttttggtacctgtcctggatctctgtagaccaggttggcctcgaactcaagctgggattaaagctgtgcgccACCCCCACCCGCCTCAGTTGTGCTTTATATCAAATAATGAGGAGTAGGGTTGTATAATTAGCACCATTTACTTAATACAAAAGTCGTTAGCCAGCGTATTAGTCTCTCCAGCTGTCCTAAGTCCTGCTGCTTCACCAGCCTCGGAACTGCTTCCTGAATAGGTTGGTCTCCTCTGAGCAGTGCTCATTTGTCCATTCACTAAATTTCTTCTCACTAGTCTCTACTCATTCACAGAGTTCTTTATAAAACTGCTCTAACCACCAGAAAGCACTGGCCACATTCCTGTAACTTTTCGTATGTGTATCCCAGGTTGTGTCTAGAAGTAACTAGAAAACTGGTTGACTGAAGATGTCATTCCTGGAAAGAAAAAGTGTCATCACTCTAATCAGTATGCTCAGAAATAACACAGACTGGGTGatagacagctcagttggtaactGCCTGCCTtgcaagcccgaggacctgagtttcatcccgcAGAGCACACATCAAAAGcctgcatggtggcacacacctgtaattctagtgcaCAGAGACAGTCAGGCCCTGagactcattggccagccagcctaggctacttggTGAGCTTTAGGCCAATGAGAAACTCCATCTCATACACAAGATGGATGGGACAGCTGAAGAAGGACATTGTCttaaggttgtcttctggcctccacacacagggaCACGCACATGTacagaaaaactaaataaaaatgtatgtttgcTGGAAGTAGAAAGCAAACCTTACTCAGGTTTTCTCTTCATTCTGTCTCCATGGTGCTAGGCTAGAGCCTGTGTCCCCTGCCTTGGTGCCAAAGTCTTGCTTGGTAACAGAACCTGCTGTCAGCACGCTCCTGCTTTCagcctctgagttccaggtcccTGGGTTTGATGAGCTGGGTGATGTATCCGCGGCTTGCCCCCGAGCACAGAGCAGCCTTGCAGAAGAGAAAGAGGTAAGTGCAAAATGCCAGGGTGTTGAGTGAGGTGGCATTGGGGTTCCATTGTTGACCCCTGAGCATGGCAGGTGCAGACTTGACTTCAGCCTTGGCTCAGTCGCTGGGAGCACTAAGGTAAGGATTTTCCTGCTTGGCCTGGGCCTTAGCCAGGAGAGGAAACGATGGGTTTTTGTGGGGTTTCCCTTCATTTCAGTTGGTTTTCAGAGATGGGGTCTTACTGTTTTCTCCTGACTGGCTTTCAACTCTGGGTTCTAGTTGTCATCCTGCTGGGCCAGGCAGGGCTTCATTATCCCAATCCACACTGTTTTCCAGACCCAGTTTTTTCAGCAGCAGCATTAAAGAATGTTTATAGAGCGCCTTGGCCCTACGAGCTGCTTTGTGCACTGAAAGATAGTAGTAATTAATAGTGTCCTTTAGTGTCACAGCATCAC
Coding sequences:
- the Prr14l gene encoding protein PRR14L isoform X1, with amino-acid sequence MLLSSGVETQPVPPDSSMTAVVQELYSELSVSVSKELNAEKEPSMIPDRKPGASSSSRSQSRASPLELQRTHAEGCCEETFETLDYGGKTGWCGLVDPTARGPVAFELLDREERTKSMEPKVFRDQEDQAEVFRDPCEGAKEDPCQHSTATKEKICPSQGPLLIQSSKDPVCVNLPGDLLKNKGNVHKTTGTLPEPIEDRQGDCAVSRMNRGKEKLCDFNLVCEAGDSPHQMPNHCKEVHSSAHDSSTTAGSKGSGKPSEESSRILYLTSYLSSPKSLEKLGFESNGLIKESAEKMHKVDQSKNFTCGEENKEQYWRPRSERGSLFLFNGRQQEQDGSGEKQTVESSNCCTQASSCTENYSSMPDSFTEATEIMFKKKNLKITLNIQGNLVNSEDHTKTVTDVNHPERHSQESSFSLLHSEEPAQTTGKSSALHEEISSKDSKSEVSIQRNLGDSLPNKASCNDFLSGSKALQSLIPADPVSPEHNEISKTKKGTAKLPPCPELDCRPALEKHGQASHDNVAHLDEPIIACELSERSCNSELAVHKIEHECVLNQQVSLNSQEHVTLPTYSLLNRNREMPSATCTDAHQSHRSLKNGASVTTNTQTIPAETELEAMSPQGDKTCDASSSIHPLNSKITNPEGQKEMADSGIRDLHSMFLSRAKEAAGFSFVTECQNVQSQDSSSCQSTTRNASEKKMRSDCAALGPTKDSPEVSNCKRNSADACQSSCQCFRRPEDVVENSSFLVQEPAGRETPSSLRGGKVRNEMTAGVAESGAWNTTTHAPSQAGASEAGLGGEKQGKHQDTAADEHGTSARATQEPNQSTNIPSPDTPADPSLAATSSHFQTRYQAAESLEQKAGDVSDCQRNQHGSDKCRREGKPAREGLNGDHQDAIPEVNHKGKDLTVSSGSENPVFCDSLEKKDPKGAFENVPGSAALKHSVLDVVCPYCTDEPAESVLDVEAPSRAGRSTRRNRLAYHETLRSTSSLGGELNVVFIGTTLQDLELPNVAASTGDSPEILKSHGEKVCRSLKDSGMEEYPDSAIDREAKSAAAAAAEPARRAQDGGGVSLNHVHCEHQDKGASMTEGLRREANSDFDGKETFGLFSKDLMSSRCHGSVEMVHSHLSAQEHSPAGVCSEMPKLKHLLKPKDGKLLHENVKDCPVQSDMKEGIPADISNPSEGGGAYISVDKTVRKACRSHEISNKHLPLIMETAIKMNKEETEEHQRGPLDHLPVGEKSEETITREGHEDNFSKRSQTHLKCHRVQDVAGNPQSQRVADCVLPKEEHIYQKGTHALLEQHMSLNVSDEVQNKKQPVANQDKSIIMEEVTLRKPTTKKMARQLQRLADPKEESLCHLLMKDVELGPQLPGTSWTERDSSSAGGGQIHGAFVTLSYQPRLLPVKRQPHRTCKRISCLEPVTVRRKISKVRNSDWGKCSSNPIPTKAHRLLSPCAVPATPLEPEAVPSRSLCSHIPKPKATLCHPLRSLSCRKPTKESALLNKLSILASKLVLATKPQKLRYRRYSSSLVPLAKSYKRLRYKKLLDGFSYNAMQLDPYLAATGWDRRSNSKPLALYSLEAVKMSFIDLSNKMPSLLFGTEIFPFSFHVKSASSCTVESPRTFPEHCAPSRLALAETSQCSSPPPKWTFSFFMSHGCPGMATFREDTGLCSQTRTQAPPQTTAPLQDYGGTAIVQTRADCSGLGLHTLLALCSPGCYRIWTKKRSFSSHMPAMQRLFLTQFTQGLKGLRSPASLADKVFCSLPYSVGRVLSIWSQHGPSCTFELPALHSTHSKQQGSLSALSSRATTPHVPLPGMEALLNTDSSHMRLEPVSPALVPKSCLVTEPAVSTLLLSASEFQVPGFDELGDVSAACPRAQSSLAEEKEAEPEKRPKKVSQIRIRKTIPKPDPNLTPMGLPRPKRLKKKEFSLEEIYTNKNYKSPPANRCLETIFEEPKERNGTLISVSQQKRKRVLEFQDFTVPRKRRTRGKVKLGGSFTRAQKAALQTQELDALLIQKLLELETFFAKEEEQEQSVSC
- the Prr14l gene encoding protein PRR14L isoform X2 gives rise to the protein MLLSSGVETQPVPPDSSMTAVVQELYSELSVSVSKELNAEKEPSMIPDRKPGASSSSRSQSRASPLELQRTHAEGCCEETFETLDYGGKTGWCGLVDPTARGPVAFELLDREERTKSMEPKVFRDQEDQAEVFRDPCEGAKEDPCQHSTATKEKICPSQGPLLIQSSKDPVCVNLPGDLLKNKGNVHKTTGTLPEPIEDRQGDCAVSRMNRGKEKLCDFNLVCEAGDSPHQMPNHCKEVHSSAHDSSTTAGSKGSGKPSEESSRILYLTSYLSSPKSLEKLGFESNGLIKESAEKMHKVDQSKNFTCGEENKEQYWRPRSERGSLFLFNGRQQEQDGSGEKQTVESSNCCTQASSCTENYSSMPDSFTEATEIMFKKKNLKITLNIQGNLVNSEDHTKTVTDVNHPERHSQESSFSLLHSEEPAQTTGKSSALHEEISSKDSKSEVSIQRNLGDSLPNKASCNDFLSGSKALQSLIPADPVSPEHNEISKTKKGTAKLPPCPELDCRPALEKHGQASHDNVAHLDEPIIACELSERSCNSELAVHKIEHECVLNQQVSLNSQEHVTLPTYSLLNRNREMPSATCTDAHQSHRSLKNGASVTTNTQTIPAETELEAMSPQGDKTCDASSSIHPLNSKITNPEGQKEMADSGIRDLHSMFLSRAKEAAGFSFVTECQNVQSQDSSSCQSTTRNASEKKMRSDCAALGPTKDSPEVSNCKRNSADACQSSCQCFRRPEDVVENSSFLVQEPAGRETPSSLRGGKVRNEMTAGVAESGAWNTTTHAPSQAGASEAGLGGEKQGKHQDTAADEHGTSARATQEPNQSTNIPSPDTPADPSLAATSSHFQTRYQAAESLEQKAGDVSDCQRNQHGSDKCRREGKPAREGLNGDHQDAIPEVNHKGKDLTVSSGSENPVFCDSLEKKDPKGAFENVPGSAALKHSVLDVVCPYCTDEPAESVLDVEAPSRAGRSTRRNRLAYHETLRSTSSLGGELNVVFIGTTLQDLELPNVAASTGDSPEILKSHGEKVCRSLKDSGMEEYPDSAIDREAKSAAAAAAEPARRAQDGGGVSLNHVHCEHQDKGASMTEGLRREANSDFDGKETFGLFSKDLMSSRCHGSVEMVHSHLSAQEHSPAGVCSEMPKLKHLLKPKDGKLLHENVKDCPVQSDMKEGIPADISNPSEGGGAYISVDKTVRKACRSHEISNKHLPLIMETAIKMNKEETEEHQRGPLDHLPVGEKSEETITREGHEDNFSKRSQTHLKCHRVQDVAGNPQSQRVADCVLPKEEHIYQKGTHALLEQHMSLNVSDEVQNKKQPVANQDKSIIMEEVTLRKPTTKKMARQLQRLADPKEESLCHLLMKDVELGPQLPGTSWTERDSSSAGGGQIHGAFVTLSYQPRLLPVKRQPHRTCKRISCLEPVTVRRKISKVRNSDWGKCSSNPIPTKAHRLLSPCAVPATPLEPEAVPSRSLCSHIPKPKATLCHPLRSLSCRKPTKESALLNKLSILASKLVLATKPQKLRYRRYSSSLVPLAKSYKRLRYKKLLDGFSYNAMQLDPYLAATGWDRRSNSKPLALYSLEAVKMSFIDLSNKMPSLLFGTEIFPFSFHVKSASSCTVESPRTFPEHCAPSRLALAETSQCSSPPPKWTFSFFMSHGCPGMATFREDTGLCSQTRTQAPPQTTAPLQDYGGTAIVQTRADCSGLGLHTLLALCSPGCYRIWTKKRSFSSHMPAMQRLFLTQFTQGLKGLRSPASLADKVFCSLPYSVGRVLSIWSQHGPSCTFELPALHSTHSKQQGSLSALSSRATTPHVPLPGMEALLNTDSSHMRLEPVSPALVPKSCLVTEPAVSTLLLSASEFQVPGFDELGDVSAACPRAQSSLAEEKEAEPEKRPKKVSQIRIRKTIPKPDPNLTPMGLPRPKRVSSSTWDS
- the Prr14l gene encoding protein PRR14L isoform X3 is translated as MNRGKEKLCDFNLVCEAGDSPHQMPNHCKEVHSSAHDSSTTAGSKGSGKPSEESSRILYLTSYLSSPKSLEKLGFESNGLIKESAEKMHKVDQSKNFTCGEENKEQYWRPRSERGSLFLFNGRQQEQDGSGEKQTVESSNCCTQASSCTENYSSMPDSFTEATEIMFKKKNLKITLNIQGNLVNSEDHTKTVTDVNHPERHSQESSFSLLHSEEPAQTTGKSSALHEEISSKDSKSEVSIQRNLGDSLPNKASCNDFLSGSKALQSLIPADPVSPEHNEISKTKKGTAKLPPCPELDCRPALEKHGQASHDNVAHLDEPIIACELSERSCNSELAVHKIEHECVLNQQVSLNSQEHVTLPTYSLLNRNREMPSATCTDAHQSHRSLKNGASVTTNTQTIPAETELEAMSPQGDKTCDASSSIHPLNSKITNPEGQKEMADSGIRDLHSMFLSRAKEAAGFSFVTECQNVQSQDSSSCQSTTRNASEKKMRSDCAALGPTKDSPEVSNCKRNSADACQSSCQCFRRPEDVVENSSFLVQEPAGRETPSSLRGGKVRNEMTAGVAESGAWNTTTHAPSQAGASEAGLGGEKQGKHQDTAADEHGTSARATQEPNQSTNIPSPDTPADPSLAATSSHFQTRYQAAESLEQKAGDVSDCQRNQHGSDKCRREGKPAREGLNGDHQDAIPEVNHKGKDLTVSSGSENPVFCDSLEKKDPKGAFENVPGSAALKHSVLDVVCPYCTDEPAESVLDVEAPSRAGRSTRRNRLAYHETLRSTSSLGGELNVVFIGTTLQDLELPNVAASTGDSPEILKSHGEKVCRSLKDSGMEEYPDSAIDREAKSAAAAAAEPARRAQDGGGVSLNHVHCEHQDKGASMTEGLRREANSDFDGKETFGLFSKDLMSSRCHGSVEMVHSHLSAQEHSPAGVCSEMPKLKHLLKPKDGKLLHENVKDCPVQSDMKEGIPADISNPSEGGGAYISVDKTVRKACRSHEISNKHLPLIMETAIKMNKEETEEHQRGPLDHLPVGEKSEETITREGHEDNFSKRSQTHLKCHRVQDVAGNPQSQRVADCVLPKEEHIYQKGTHALLEQHMSLNVSDEVQNKKQPVANQDKSIIMEEVTLRKPTTKKMARQLQRLADPKEESLCHLLMKDVELGPQLPGTSWTERDSSSAGGGQIHGAFVTLSYQPRLLPVKRQPHRTCKRISCLEPVTVRRKISKVRNSDWGKCSSNPIPTKAHRLLSPCAVPATPLEPEAVPSRSLCSHIPKPKATLCHPLRSLSCRKPTKESALLNKLSILASKLVLATKPQKLRYRRYSSSLVPLAKSYKRLRYKKLLDGFSYNAMQLDPYLAATGWDRRSNSKPLALYSLEAVKMSFIDLSNKMPSLLFGTEIFPFSFHVKSASSCTVESPRTFPEHCAPSRLALAETSQCSSPPPKWTFSFFMSHGCPGMATFREDTGLCSQTRTQAPPQTTAPLQDYGGTAIVQTRADCSGLGLHTLLALCSPGCYRIWTKKRSFSSHMPAMQRLFLTQFTQGLKGLRSPASLADKVFCSLPYSVGRVLSIWSQHGPSCTFELPALHSTHSKQQGSLSALSSRATTPHVPLPGMEALLNTDSSHMRLEPVSPALVPKSCLVTEPAVSTLLLSASEFQVPGFDELGDVSAACPRAQSSLAEEKEAEPEKRPKKVSQIRIRKTIPKPDPNLTPMGLPRPKRLKKKEFSLEEIYTNKNYKSPPANRCLETIFEEPKERNGTLISVSQQKRKRVLEFQDFTVPRKRRTRGKVKLGGSFTRAQKAALQTQELDALLIQKLLELETFFAKEEEQEQSVSC